One stretch of Streptomyces sp. MMBL 11-1 DNA includes these proteins:
- a CDS encoding rhodanese-like domain-containing protein — translation MSEDRNTNRDESVPDSPPPVGIDELLERVRAGYERIGPAEAASAAEAGALLVDIRYAALRDRDGLIPGALVVERNELEWRLDPRGSHRAAEAVGHDLRVVVICDEGYASSLAVASLRQLGLHRATDLIGGFQAWRGAGLPVTFT, via the coding sequence GTGAGCGAGGACCGGAACACGAACCGGGACGAGTCCGTGCCGGACTCCCCGCCGCCTGTGGGCATCGACGAACTGCTGGAGCGGGTCAGGGCCGGCTACGAGCGGATCGGCCCGGCCGAGGCTGCCTCGGCGGCGGAGGCCGGAGCCCTGCTGGTGGACATCCGGTACGCGGCGCTCCGCGACCGGGACGGACTGATCCCGGGCGCCCTGGTCGTCGAACGCAACGAACTGGAATGGCGGCTCGACCCCCGGGGCAGCCACCGCGCCGCCGAAGCGGTCGGCCACGACCTCCGGGTCGTCGTCATCTGCGACGAGGGGTACGCCTCCAGCCTCGCGGTCGCCTCACTGCGGCAACTGGGACTGCACCGGGCCACCGACCTGATCGGCGGCTTCCAGGCATGGCGCGGCG
- a CDS encoding cysteine dioxygenase codes for MSSPRSAVPTAAAVPSPSAPMAGGSSSAASAFASSSAAPTVAELMDFVRSTARDQALIASLPLDPEGRTWLRLDGPGGSEAWLIGWPPGTGTGWHDHADSFGAFTTAAGTLKEHSLAVRLPTDGWKTLELTDGVDRSRRLATGQGRAFGQNHVHEVLNESGIAHAVSVHAYYPPLPRIRRFSRTGAVLRLEQTERPEDWQ; via the coding sequence GTGTCTTCCCCTCGCTCCGCCGTGCCCACGGCTGCCGCTGTTCCCTCCCCTTCCGCCCCCATGGCCGGGGGCTCCTCCTCCGCCGCCTCCGCCTTCGCCTCCTCCTCCGCCGCGCCGACGGTCGCGGAGCTGATGGACTTCGTCCGCAGCACCGCCCGGGACCAGGCGCTCATCGCCTCGCTCCCCCTCGATCCGGAGGGCCGCACCTGGCTCCGGCTCGACGGGCCGGGCGGCAGCGAGGCGTGGCTGATCGGCTGGCCGCCGGGCACCGGCACGGGCTGGCACGATCACGCCGACTCGTTCGGTGCGTTCACCACCGCGGCCGGCACCCTCAAGGAGCACTCGCTGGCCGTGCGGCTGCCCACCGACGGCTGGAAGACGCTGGAACTGACGGACGGGGTGGACCGGTCGAGAAGGTTGGCGACCGGTCAGGGCCGGGCCTTCGGGCAGAACCACGTCCATGAGGTCCTCAACGAGTCCGGGATCGCGCACGCGGTCTCCGTCCACGCCTACTACCCGCCCCTGCCGCGGATCCGCCGGTTCAGCCGCACCGGCGCGGTGCTCCGCCTGGAGCAGACCGAGCGCCCGGAGGACTGGCAGTGA
- a CDS encoding putative leader peptide: MAPTNEMPGASSGPGRGSTPTVPPGSSDRLTVTGARGVLQIMTDTDVRLWRRVHMDLVRYAGCVCRPSC; encoded by the coding sequence ATGGCGCCGACGAACGAGATGCCGGGCGCGAGCAGCGGCCCCGGGCGCGGGTCCACGCCGACGGTTCCGCCGGGCTCAAGTGATCGATTGACCGTCACGGGCGCGCGTGGTGTACTCCAGATCATGACCGACACCGATGTGCGCCTGTGGCGGAGGGTCCATATGGACCTCGTCCGTTACGCGGGCTGCGTGTGTCGCCCGTCCTGCTGA